The following proteins come from a genomic window of Natronosalvus vescus:
- a CDS encoding IS6 family transposase: protein MQLADLLRETLNVDCDEVWENERTPTPVRVFGVRLHSMGLSVREVVAVLELLSIDRSHGAIWNWTHTLSEAQSDPPTAAPSRVAVDEKQIEVDGEKKWLYAAIDTKSKLLLEIDVFSRRGTDPAAAFLHRLEEKHDLDDTAFLVDAGGYLTSLARRKLSGQLDYIERNHIEKWFQTVSMRIDRFHSFWRGSPASARRWLRRFRHHYNHDRPNQALNGQTPVEEVQN, encoded by the coding sequence ATGCAACTCGCCGACCTGCTCAGAGAAACCTTGAACGTGGATTGTGATGAGGTTTGGGAGAACGAGCGCACCCCGACACCCGTCAGGGTGTTTGGGGTGCGGCTGCATTCGATGGGACTGTCGGTTCGGGAGGTCGTTGCAGTCCTCGAATTACTCAGCATTGACCGCTCTCACGGCGCAATTTGGAACTGGACGCACACGCTGTCGGAGGCTCAGAGCGACCCGCCGACGGCAGCGCCGTCACGGGTCGCGGTCGATGAGAAACAGATCGAGGTCGACGGCGAGAAAAAGTGGCTGTACGCCGCGATCGACACAAAATCGAAGCTCCTGCTCGAAATCGACGTGTTCAGCCGTCGCGGCACCGACCCCGCGGCGGCCTTTCTCCACCGATTGGAGGAGAAACACGATCTCGACGACACAGCGTTTCTCGTGGATGCTGGTGGCTATCTGACTTCCCTCGCTCGTCGGAAGTTGAGCGGTCAGCTCGACTACATCGAGCGAAACCACATCGAAAAGTGGTTCCAGACAGTGTCGATGCGGATCGACCGCTTTCATTCGTTCTGGCGGGGCAGTCCAGCCAGCGCACGTCGCTGGCTCAGACGCTTCAGACACCACTATAACCACGATCGACCGAACCAGGCACTAAACGGTCAAACTCCCGTCGAGGAGGTGCAGAACTAG